Below is a window of Planctomycetes bacterium MalM25 DNA.
GTCCGCGATTGTCGCTCGATGCGGCCGCGGGGCGAAGGGGGATCAGGCGCCCGTCAGCTCTTTGACGTTCGTGATGCTCTCGGGCAGAGAAGCCCAGATCTCGCGGAAGGCTTGCAGGTTGAGCCCCATCGGCTGCAGGACCCCTTCCGGCGGCGCCGGTAGACGGCGCCCCTCGATCGACCCCCGTCCATACCGTGTTGCGAGGTAGTTGGCGACCGAGACGACGCGCGTCAACGGTTGGCACTCTTTGGGGCAGGTCTGCGGGGTGTGGTGGTAGTCGATCGCCGCGACCAGGTTCTCAGGGAACTTCGAACGCCAAGCGACGTAGGCCCCGAACTGAGCGTGGTCGAACGCCAGCACGCGGCGTTCGGCCTCGGTGAGCGACACGCCGGCGGCGGTCTGGGCCAAGACGCGTGGCGCCAGCTTGCTGAGGTGCTGGCTCACGAACAGCAGCCCGATGTCGTGCATCAGCCCCGCGAGGTAGGCCTCTTCGGGGTCGCAGTAACCGTCGCGGTTGGCGATCTGCCGGCAGATGGTGGCGACCACAACCGAGTGGTCCCACAGCCGCTCGGAGTCGATCTGC
It encodes the following:
- a CDS encoding putative nicotinate-nucleotide adenylyltransferase, which translates into the protein MTTSAPPAASLRAAFDSGSPTFSARSGDRAIDPSIEPLFEQLAGLCTLPAIAHKLIQVAEDEDSDADDLLAVIEQDTAVAAKLMQVVNSAYCGLRNGVSDLKTALTLLGVVRVRNLALTVSMGSTFSRPTTVGQIDSERLWDHSVVVATICRQIANRDGYCDPEEAYLAGLMHDIGLLFVSQHLSKLAPRVLAQTAAGVSLTEAERRVLAFDHAQFGAYVAWRSKFPENLVAAIDYHHTPQTCPKECQPLTRVVSVANYLATRYGRGSIEGRRLPAPPEGVLQPMGLNLQAFREIWASLPESITNVKELTGA